One Cellulomonas sp. Y8 DNA segment encodes these proteins:
- a CDS encoding Sir2 family NAD-dependent protein deacetylase, with protein sequence MTPPRLPIPLHDAVRPNPGTVDDAVRLLRGSRLTVLTGAGLSTDSGIPDYRSPDSPPRNPMTYQQFVGDEGFRRHYWARNHVGWRYVHRTHPNAGHRALASMEAHGVVLGVITQNVDLLHEQAGSRRVIDLHGRYDRVICLRCHRTVTRTELAERLEAANPGFAESVGAVGDVEIAPDADAVIEQTSHFRVVDCWQPDPDGGDGPCGGMLKPDIVYFGETVPGPRVADAYALVDEADALLVAGSSLTVQSGLRFVRHAAEEGKPVVILNRGATRGDPLATLTLDAGASETLTELADRL encoded by the coding sequence GTGACACCCCCGCGCCTGCCGATCCCCCTCCACGACGCCGTCCGGCCGAACCCGGGGACCGTCGACGACGCGGTCCGACTGCTCCGCGGCAGCCGCCTCACCGTGCTCACCGGGGCGGGCCTGTCGACCGACTCCGGCATCCCCGACTACCGGTCGCCGGACTCCCCACCGCGGAACCCGATGACGTACCAGCAGTTCGTCGGCGACGAGGGCTTCCGCCGGCACTACTGGGCGCGCAACCACGTCGGCTGGCGTTACGTGCACCGCACGCACCCGAACGCGGGGCACCGGGCGCTGGCGTCGATGGAGGCGCACGGCGTCGTGCTCGGGGTCATCACGCAGAACGTCGACCTGCTGCACGAGCAGGCGGGCTCGCGCCGGGTGATCGACCTGCACGGCCGGTACGACCGGGTCATCTGCCTGCGGTGCCACCGGACCGTGACGCGCACCGAGCTCGCCGAGCGGCTGGAGGCCGCCAACCCCGGCTTCGCCGAGTCGGTCGGCGCGGTCGGCGACGTGGAGATCGCGCCCGACGCGGACGCCGTCATCGAGCAGACGTCGCACTTCCGGGTCGTCGACTGCTGGCAGCCCGACCCCGACGGCGGCGACGGCCCGTGCGGCGGGATGCTGAAGCCGGACATCGTGTACTTCGGCGAGACGGTGCCCGGGCCCCGGGTGGCGGACGCGTACGCGCTGGTCGACGAGGCGGACGCGCTGCTGGTCGCGGGGTCGTCGCTGACGGTCCAGTCCGGGCTGCGGTTCGTGCGGCACGCGGCCGAGGAGGGCAAGCCGGTCGTGATCCTCAACCGCGGCGCCACCCGCGGGGACCCCCTGGCGACGCTCACGCTGGACGCGGGGGCGTCGGAGACGCTGACGGAGCTGGCCGACCGGCTCTGA
- a CDS encoding cytochrome d ubiquinol oxidase subunit II → MPHEGVGRGPHERPAPDLAGWNRLLAESERLRARGRARVRSAVTGLPLFVLVLALGLCLPRDPHGSPANRSVGSELGVVLIAVFVVWGVAPICMARWVRSGERRRWLWGALAGQSVLAAVWYAVAMAAYDAFDAAHPSWTSNLQHWLGFDPQTDTGLRSLVAAAVVVLLVAAAVWEVVAVERDVRRLDALGGVPDCPGRPGVTCLTWCDCER, encoded by the coding sequence ATGCCGCACGAGGGAGTCGGGCGCGGGCCGCATGAGCGGCCCGCGCCCGACCTGGCGGGGTGGAACCGGCTGCTGGCCGAGTCGGAGCGGTTGCGCGCGCGTGGGCGGGCCCGGGTGCGCTCGGCCGTGACCGGCCTGCCGCTGTTCGTCCTGGTCCTGGCCTTGGGTCTGTGCCTGCCCCGGGACCCGCACGGTTCGCCGGCCAACCGGTCCGTCGGATCGGAGCTCGGGGTGGTGCTGATCGCGGTGTTCGTAGTCTGGGGGGTCGCTCCGATCTGCATGGCGCGGTGGGTGCGTTCGGGGGAGCGGCGCAGGTGGCTCTGGGGGGCGCTGGCGGGTCAGTCGGTGCTGGCGGCGGTCTGGTACGCGGTGGCGATGGCGGCGTACGACGCGTTCGACGCTGCGCACCCGAGCTGGACCTCGAACCTGCAGCACTGGCTGGGGTTCGACCCCCAGACCGACACCGGGCTGCGCTCCCTGGTGGCGGCGGCCGTCGTCGTGCTGCTGGTCGCGGCCGCGGTGTGGGAGGTGGTCGCGGTCGAGCGGGACGTGCGGCGCCTGGACGCGCTCGGCGGAGTGCCGGACTGCCCGGGCCGCCCGGGCGTGACCTGCCTGACGTGGTGCGACTGTGAGCGGTGA
- a CDS encoding carbohydrate ABC transporter permease produces the protein MTQLRADAAPAVAPSSRAARKRRTPKVPYNKREALTGYLFISPWIVGFLVFTAGAMIYSLVISFSHYNLATNTARPAGFDNYSQLFSDPRVATSLANTLFYAVLAVPLEILVALGLASLLNQAGRGAGFFRTVYYLPKMTPAVATAAVFFLLLNGNTGAINQFLRIFGIEGPQWLVDPAWIKPSIVLMTLWGVSGTMVIFLAALKNVPRELYEVAELDGAGVWQRFRNITLPMISSAIFFNVIVLSIAAFQVFDQAYLLFWRDQSNASPEASLFYAIYLFQQAFRQFNFGFAAAMAWLLFLIIMVITAIQMKFGNRFVYYEGGRD, from the coding sequence ATGACGCAGCTGAGAGCCGACGCCGCTCCGGCCGTCGCACCCTCGTCCCGCGCCGCTCGCAAGCGCCGCACGCCCAAGGTGCCCTACAACAAGCGCGAGGCGCTGACGGGCTACCTGTTCATCTCGCCGTGGATCGTCGGGTTCCTGGTCTTCACGGCCGGCGCGATGATCTACAGCCTGGTGATCTCGTTCAGCCACTACAACCTGGCGACGAACACCGCCCGCCCCGCGGGCTTCGACAACTACTCCCAGCTGTTCAGCGACCCCCGGGTCGCGACGTCGCTGGCGAACACCCTGTTCTACGCGGTGCTCGCCGTGCCGTTGGAGATCCTGGTCGCGCTGGGCCTCGCCTCGCTGCTGAACCAGGCGGGTCGCGGGGCCGGCTTCTTCCGGACCGTCTACTACCTGCCCAAGATGACGCCCGCGGTGGCGACGGCGGCGGTGTTCTTCCTGCTGCTCAACGGCAACACCGGCGCGATCAACCAGTTCCTGCGGATCTTCGGCATCGAGGGCCCGCAGTGGCTCGTCGACCCGGCGTGGATCAAGCCGTCGATCGTGCTGATGACCCTGTGGGGCGTCTCCGGGACGATGGTGATCTTCCTGGCGGCGCTCAAGAACGTGCCGCGCGAGCTCTACGAGGTCGCCGAGCTCGACGGCGCGGGGGTCTGGCAGCGGTTCCGGAACATCACGCTGCCGATGATCTCCAGCGCCATCTTCTTCAACGTGATCGTGCTGTCGATCGCCGCGTTCCAGGTGTTCGACCAGGCCTACCTGCTGTTCTGGCGCGACCAGTCGAACGCCTCGCCCGAGGCGTCGCTGTTCTACGCGATCTACCTGTTCCAGCAGGCGTTCCGGCAGTTCAACTTCGGGTTCGCCGCCGCCATGGCGTGGCTGCTGTTCCTCATCATCATGGTCATCACGGCCATCCAGATGAAGTTCGGCAACCGGTTCGTCTACTACGAGGGGGGCAGGGACTGA
- a CDS encoding SIS domain-containing protein, with protein MSDPTAPILTTAVPAAPAAAARPAAADAPDAPADWLHAHLAAHADVAGAMVGLADRIRAAGELVRDTFARGGTLYTFGNGGSAADAQHLTGELVGHYKRDRRPLPAVTLSTDPTSMTCIANDYAYEDVFARQVEALAHPGDLVVAFTTSGRSPNVVRALESARANGATTLLLAGGDGGPAREHADHLLLVPSSATPRIQEMHTLVLHVISEMVDAWAADEPPAA; from the coding sequence GTGTCTGATCCCACCGCCCCGATCCTGACGACGGCCGTTCCGGCCGCCCCGGCCGCCGCTGCTCGCCCGGCCGCGGCCGACGCGCCCGACGCCCCCGCCGACTGGCTGCACGCCCACCTCGCCGCCCACGCCGACGTGGCCGGCGCGATGGTCGGGCTCGCCGACCGCATCCGGGCCGCCGGGGAGCTGGTCCGGGACACGTTCGCCCGCGGCGGCACCCTCTACACGTTCGGCAACGGCGGCAGCGCCGCGGACGCGCAGCACCTGACCGGCGAGCTCGTCGGCCACTACAAGCGGGACCGGCGCCCGCTGCCCGCCGTCACGCTCAGCACGGACCCCACGTCGATGACCTGCATCGCGAACGACTACGCCTACGAGGACGTGTTCGCCCGCCAGGTCGAGGCCCTCGCACACCCGGGCGACCTGGTCGTCGCGTTCACCACGAGCGGCCGGTCCCCGAACGTCGTCCGCGCGCTCGAGTCCGCCCGCGCGAACGGTGCGACCACGCTGCTGCTCGCCGGCGGGGACGGCGGGCCCGCCCGGGAGCACGCCGACCACCTGCTGCTGGTGCCGTCCTCGGCGACGCCGCGGATCCAGGAGATGCACACCTTGGTGCTGCACGTGATCAGCGAGATGGTGGACGCCTGGGCCGCCGACGAGCCGCCCGCGGCCTGA
- a CDS encoding ROK family protein: MTTDGSPAPAGGGTAGGAPVLALDIGGTKLAVGVVTPDGAVHGLRVRPTRREEGPDAVIARLFAMGHEAVAEAGLGPVGAVGIACGGPLDAPTGVLQSPPHLPGWDDVPIGLLATAAFGVPFALENDATAAAVAEHRYGAGRGLGSLVYLTVSTGVGGGVVLDGRLHRGAAGNGGELGHITVRRGGRACSCGRRGCIEAYASGSSIAARAADALADPVPGETPSSLAALAAVTAADVSAAAAAGDPLAARVWDETVDLLGSAVSDLVNVLEPELVVLGGGVTRSGAMLLDPVRAIVAREAMPPAARAATVRLAALGDVVCVVGAGAIAFDVLAAGGAGVVAAPAGAAAPADAAGAAPTRPPHDHAPTEAARV; encoded by the coding sequence ATGACGACGGACGGCTCGCCCGCGCCCGCGGGCGGAGGCACGGCCGGCGGCGCGCCGGTCCTCGCGCTCGACATCGGCGGGACCAAGCTCGCCGTCGGCGTGGTCACCCCGGACGGGGCCGTGCACGGGCTGCGCGTCCGCCCGACCCGCCGCGAGGAGGGGCCGGACGCCGTGATCGCGCGGCTGTTCGCGATGGGGCACGAGGCCGTCGCGGAGGCCGGGCTCGGACCCGTCGGCGCCGTGGGCATCGCGTGCGGCGGCCCGCTCGACGCGCCGACCGGCGTGCTCCAGTCGCCGCCGCACCTGCCCGGCTGGGACGACGTCCCGATCGGCCTGCTCGCGACCGCCGCGTTCGGCGTCCCGTTCGCGCTGGAGAACGACGCCACCGCCGCGGCCGTCGCCGAGCACCGGTACGGCGCCGGGCGCGGGCTCGGCAGCCTCGTGTACCTGACCGTGTCGACCGGTGTGGGCGGCGGCGTCGTGCTCGACGGGCGGCTGCACCGCGGCGCGGCCGGCAACGGCGGCGAGCTCGGCCATATCACCGTCCGCCGCGGCGGCCGCGCCTGCTCGTGCGGGCGGCGCGGCTGCATCGAGGCGTACGCGTCGGGGTCGTCGATCGCGGCGCGGGCCGCCGACGCCCTCGCCGACCCGGTCCCGGGGGAGACGCCCTCGTCGCTCGCCGCCCTGGCCGCCGTCACCGCCGCGGACGTCAGCGCCGCCGCTGCCGCCGGGGACCCGCTCGCCGCGCGGGTCTGGGACGAGACCGTCGACCTGCTCGGCAGCGCGGTGTCCGACCTGGTCAACGTGCTGGAGCCGGAGCTCGTCGTGCTCGGCGGCGGGGTGACCAGGTCCGGCGCGATGCTGCTCGACCCGGTGCGGGCGATCGTCGCCCGGGAGGCCATGCCGCCGGCGGCGCGCGCCGCGACGGTGCGGCTCGCCGCGCTCGGGGACGTCGTCTGCGTCGTCGGGGCCGGGGCGATCGCGTTCGACGTGCTGGCCGCGGGTGGCGCGGGGGTCGTCGCCGCGCCCGCCGGTGCCGCTGCGCCCGCCGACGCCGCCGGCGCCGCACCCACCCGCCCGCCGCACGACCACGCGCCGACGGAGGCCGCTCGTGTCTGA
- a CDS encoding LacI family DNA-binding transcriptional regulator, translated as MEAAAPGTRGAATAPGRRATIKDVAEAADVSRSTASRALTGRGYVAPAVRERVRRAAQTLGYVPDAMARNLRQQVSRSIGVLVSDLRNSFYADLASGVSAQSRKRGYAMMLADDAGSVEAELEAAETFVALRVAGVILTPLSAEVAEYLGRHRIPVIEVDRQFAEGACDAVVVDNKAAAERVTTGLLQQGHRRVALLIDEMDWTTGRDRLVGYRSAFLAAGLSLDDALVVRGGWDVGAATGVARDLLGGPDRPTAVFAANNVLAEGVWRAAQALGLRVPDDLSLVSFDDAPWMTMVTPGVTAVAQDAVALGEAAVGQLVERIQSPESPKRTVMLSAAVAQRGSTAPPPAA; from the coding sequence ATGGAGGCTGCCGCGCCGGGCACGCGCGGTGCGGCGACCGCCCCGGGACGCCGCGCCACGATCAAGGACGTGGCCGAGGCCGCCGACGTCTCCCGCTCCACCGCCTCGCGCGCGCTCACCGGCCGCGGCTACGTGGCGCCCGCCGTGCGCGAGCGGGTCCGGCGCGCCGCCCAGACGCTCGGCTACGTGCCGGACGCGATGGCGCGCAACCTCCGCCAGCAGGTCAGCCGGTCCATCGGCGTGCTCGTCTCCGACCTGCGGAACTCGTTCTACGCCGACCTCGCGAGCGGGGTCAGCGCCCAGTCCCGCAAGCGCGGCTACGCGATGATGCTGGCCGACGACGCGGGATCGGTCGAGGCCGAGCTCGAGGCCGCCGAGACCTTCGTCGCGCTGCGCGTCGCCGGCGTCATCCTCACCCCGCTGTCCGCCGAGGTCGCCGAGTACCTGGGCCGGCACCGGATCCCCGTGATCGAGGTCGACCGGCAGTTCGCCGAGGGCGCCTGCGACGCCGTGGTGGTCGACAACAAGGCGGCCGCCGAGCGGGTCACCACCGGCCTGCTGCAGCAGGGCCACCGCCGGGTCGCGCTGCTCATCGACGAGATGGACTGGACGACCGGCCGGGACCGCCTGGTCGGCTACCGGTCCGCGTTCCTCGCCGCCGGGCTCTCTCTGGACGACGCCCTCGTGGTGCGCGGCGGCTGGGACGTCGGCGCCGCGACCGGCGTGGCGCGGGACCTGCTCGGCGGGCCGGACCGGCCGACCGCCGTGTTCGCGGCCAACAACGTGCTCGCGGAGGGCGTGTGGCGCGCCGCGCAGGCGCTCGGCCTGCGGGTGCCCGACGACCTCAGCCTGGTGTCGTTCGACGACGCCCCGTGGATGACGATGGTGACGCCCGGCGTCACCGCGGTCGCGCAGGACGCGGTCGCGCTCGGCGAGGCCGCGGTCGGGCAGCTGGTCGAGCGGATCCAGAGCCCCGAGTCGCCCAAGCGGACCGTGATGCTCTCGGCCGCCGTGGCGCAGCGCGGCTCGACCGCGCCCCCGCCCGCGGCCTGA
- a CDS encoding MBL fold metallo-hydrolase: MPATVAAEVVEVAPGVFRVADTCHVYVVRAAEPAPDGARTAVAIDFGSGVVLDLLAEMGVDRITDVLMTHHHRDQGQGLPRAVAAGIAIHVPPVERDLFDRVDEMWRTRRVVNDYNLREDRFSLLDPVPVADVVPEYRTRVYGGVAVQVVPTPGHTTGSVSYVVERDGRRLGFTGDLVYAPGKVWSLAATQWSYTENEGPAMTVLSCYLLMDEHLDLLLPSHGRPMGDPQHALGLLATRMRGYVDSRRPQPWDLRLRLAEPFQRITEHFLLNLSSNACSYVLVSRDGAALLMDYGYDMTTGLPSGGDRASRRPWLASLPALRRDHGVTTVEAVLPTHYHDDHVAGMNLLREVEGTEVWAPSNVAPILTDPMRFDLPCQWYDPIPVDRVLPIGGTFRWHEYEITVHELPGHTLYAAAFEVEVDGVRVLVTGDQQDGLGIPGNRREILNYQYRNLFRITDYRDSAALYRRVAPGVMVSGHWEPRWVDDSYLAMLEDEAEELVQIHHDLLPLDELDLGSDTHMARIAPYVSRVPADRPARFTVTVRNPAREERKATVRAVLPLGWRAHPDEAVVALPPGGHAEIDLDVVPTGPAAVRRRLAVDVSIGDLRLGQHAEALVDVVAD; this comes from the coding sequence ATGCCCGCCACCGTCGCCGCCGAGGTCGTCGAGGTCGCGCCAGGCGTGTTCCGGGTCGCCGACACCTGCCACGTCTACGTCGTCCGCGCCGCCGAGCCCGCGCCCGACGGCGCCCGCACCGCGGTCGCGATCGACTTCGGTTCCGGCGTCGTGCTGGACCTCCTGGCGGAGATGGGCGTCGACCGGATCACCGACGTGCTGATGACCCACCACCACCGCGACCAGGGCCAGGGCCTGCCCCGTGCCGTCGCCGCCGGCATCGCCATCCACGTCCCGCCCGTCGAGCGCGACCTGTTCGACCGGGTCGACGAGATGTGGCGCACCCGGCGCGTGGTCAACGACTACAACCTGCGCGAGGACCGGTTCTCCCTGCTCGACCCCGTCCCGGTCGCGGACGTGGTGCCCGAGTACCGCACGCGGGTCTACGGCGGGGTCGCGGTCCAGGTCGTCCCGACGCCGGGCCACACCACCGGGTCGGTGTCCTACGTCGTCGAGCGCGACGGCCGGCGGCTCGGGTTCACCGGCGACCTCGTCTACGCCCCCGGCAAGGTCTGGTCGCTCGCGGCCACCCAGTGGTCGTACACCGAGAACGAGGGGCCGGCGATGACGGTCCTGTCCTGCTACCTGCTGATGGACGAGCACCTCGACCTGCTGCTCCCGTCCCACGGTCGCCCGATGGGCGACCCGCAGCACGCGCTCGGCCTGCTGGCGACCCGGATGCGGGGCTACGTCGACTCGCGGCGTCCGCAGCCGTGGGACCTGCGGCTGCGCCTGGCGGAGCCGTTCCAGCGGATCACCGAGCACTTCCTGCTGAACCTGTCGAGCAACGCGTGCTCGTACGTCCTCGTCTCGCGGGACGGCGCGGCGCTGCTGATGGACTACGGGTACGACATGACCACGGGCCTGCCCTCCGGCGGCGACCGGGCGTCCCGCCGCCCGTGGCTCGCCTCGCTGCCCGCGCTCCGCCGCGACCACGGCGTCACCACGGTCGAGGCGGTGCTGCCCACGCACTACCACGACGACCACGTGGCGGGGATGAACCTGCTGCGCGAGGTCGAGGGCACCGAGGTGTGGGCGCCGTCGAACGTCGCGCCGATCCTCACCGACCCGATGCGCTTCGACCTGCCCTGCCAGTGGTACGACCCGATCCCGGTCGACCGCGTCCTCCCGATCGGGGGGACCTTCCGGTGGCACGAGTACGAGATCACGGTGCACGAGCTGCCCGGCCACACGCTGTACGCCGCCGCCTTCGAGGTGGAGGTCGACGGCGTGCGGGTGCTCGTCACCGGCGACCAGCAGGACGGGCTCGGCATCCCCGGGAACCGGCGGGAGATCCTCAACTACCAGTACCGGAACCTGTTCCGGATCACCGACTACCGGGACAGCGCCGCGCTCTACCGCCGGGTCGCGCCGGGGGTCATGGTGTCGGGGCACTGGGAGCCCCGGTGGGTCGACGACTCCTACCTCGCGATGCTGGAGGACGAGGCCGAGGAGCTGGTGCAGATCCACCACGACCTGCTGCCGCTCGACGAGCTCGACCTGGGCAGCGACACGCACATGGCGCGGATCGCCCCCTACGTCTCCCGGGTGCCCGCCGACCGGCCCGCGCGGTTCACCGTGACGGTCCGCAACCCCGCGCGCGAGGAGCGGAAGGCGACCGTGCGCGCGGTGCTGCCGCTAGGCTGGCGCGCGCACCCCGACGAGGCCGTCGTCGCGCTCCCGCCCGGCGGGCACGCGGAGATCGACCTGGACGTGGTGCCCACGGGTCCCGCGGCGGTCCGCCGGCGGCTGGCCGTCGACGTCAGCATCGGGGACCTGCGCCTCGGCCAGCACGCCGAGGCGCTCGTGGACGTCGTGGCGGACTGA
- a CDS encoding FAD-dependent oxidoreductase: protein MRADPGAGAARDPGPVAEADVVVVGATSAGVCAAAAAAEAGASVLLLEPGDHVGGMTSGGLGYTDVGDVRVLGGMAARFRAEVAAHYGVPVGAYAGPEAHVAEAVLRRWLDHPRIRVEHGAAVRSADVADRAIRSVRTADGRTWAGGSFVDATYEGDLLALAGVPSRVGREDRSLHGEAFAGRREPVPGRHAFPGWVSPFVDDPSGQTPGPVLPQVRDVPLAPVGSGDGGVMSYGYRLCLTTAADRVPVERRPGYDDAHWELGRRLFRHWARAGHVPEAGSLLGLEPNLPGGKADGNSLGPFSLSVLDGTAWEYPTADPDRREEIRRHHLHHAQDLLWFLSHDPEVPAPVRRELARWGLPADEFADTGHLPHQLYVREARRMVGEVVLTEHDLRGPARWHDVVAMGSYHLDVREVQRTWRWVHEHPRPVGMVVTEGYYSVPVPPYPIPYRALVPRWADCTNLVVPVCVSASHVAFSSIRMEPQYQMLGHVAGLAAARAAASGRAVQAVDVAALQDELRAAGQVLAL from the coding sequence GTGAGGGCGGACCCGGGAGCCGGCGCCGCCCGCGATCCCGGCCCGGTCGCCGAGGCCGACGTCGTCGTGGTCGGCGCCACCTCGGCGGGCGTGTGCGCCGCGGCCGCCGCGGCCGAGGCCGGCGCCTCCGTGCTGCTGCTCGAGCCCGGCGACCACGTCGGCGGCATGACCTCGGGCGGCCTCGGCTACACCGACGTCGGCGACGTCCGGGTGCTGGGCGGCATGGCCGCCCGGTTCCGGGCGGAGGTCGCGGCGCACTACGGCGTGCCCGTCGGCGCGTACGCCGGCCCGGAGGCGCACGTCGCGGAGGCGGTCCTGCGGCGCTGGCTCGACCACCCGCGCATCCGGGTCGAGCACGGCGCGGCGGTGCGGTCGGCGGACGTGGCGGACCGGGCGATCCGGTCGGTGCGCACCGCGGACGGCCGGACCTGGGCCGGAGGATCGTTCGTCGACGCGACCTACGAGGGCGACCTGCTGGCGCTCGCGGGCGTGCCGTCGCGGGTCGGCCGGGAGGACCGGTCGCTGCACGGCGAGGCCTTCGCCGGCCGCCGCGAGCCCGTCCCCGGGCGGCACGCGTTCCCCGGGTGGGTGTCGCCGTTCGTCGACGACCCGTCAGGGCAGACGCCCGGCCCCGTGCTGCCGCAGGTCCGGGACGTGCCGCTCGCGCCGGTCGGGTCCGGCGACGGCGGGGTGATGTCCTACGGCTACCGGCTGTGCCTGACCACCGCGGCGGACCGGGTCCCCGTCGAGCGCCGCCCCGGGTACGACGACGCGCACTGGGAGCTCGGCCGCCGGCTGTTCCGGCACTGGGCCCGCGCCGGCCACGTCCCGGAGGCGGGGTCGCTGCTCGGGCTCGAGCCGAACCTCCCCGGCGGCAAGGCCGACGGGAACTCGCTCGGGCCGTTCTCGCTCAGCGTCCTCGACGGCACCGCGTGGGAGTACCCGACCGCCGACCCGGACCGCCGCGAGGAGATCCGCCGGCACCACCTGCACCACGCCCAGGACCTCCTGTGGTTCCTCAGCCACGACCCGGAGGTGCCCGCGCCGGTGCGCCGCGAGCTGGCCCGCTGGGGGCTGCCCGCCGACGAGTTCGCCGACACGGGCCACCTGCCGCACCAGCTCTACGTCCGGGAGGCGCGCCGGATGGTCGGCGAGGTGGTGCTGACCGAGCACGACCTGCGCGGGCCGGCCAGGTGGCACGACGTCGTGGCGATGGGCTCGTACCACCTGGACGTCCGGGAGGTGCAGCGCACCTGGCGCTGGGTGCACGAGCACCCGCGCCCGGTCGGGATGGTCGTCACCGAGGGGTACTACTCCGTGCCGGTGCCGCCGTACCCGATCCCGTACCGGGCGCTGGTGCCGCGGTGGGCGGACTGCACGAACCTCGTCGTGCCGGTGTGCGTGTCCGCCTCGCACGTGGCGTTCTCGTCGATCCGGATGGAGCCGCAGTACCAGATGCTCGGGCACGTCGCGGGGCTCGCGGCGGCGCGGGCGGCGGCGTCGGGGCGGGCGGTGCAGGCGGTCGACGTGGCCGCGCTGCAGGACGAGCTGCGGGCGGCGGGCCAGGTCCTGGCGCTGTGA